The DNA region GGCTGCTCAGCGCAGTAGCCGACGTCACCCCGCTCGGCGCGCCAGCCAGTCCGCAATCTGGGCGAGATGCTCCTCCGTATGGCTGATGACCGCCTGCACGTTCTCAGCGGTCGAGAGCTCCAGCTGGCGTCCGCTCGGCATCGTCACGGTATACCGCGCTGTCAGCGCCTCATCCGAAAGGCTGCGGATGAATGCCTGGTAGTCTCGGAAGTCGGCGGCGGTCTCCGCGAGGATCGCCGCCGCTGACTTGCCGGCGCAGGCCTGCATGGCGGCGGTGTACTCGCCGAAGCGAGTAGGGGGAAACTGGCCGCTCTCGCGAGCGCGCTCCAGATCAAGGCGAAAGCGGGCGCCCGTTCCGATGTGGCGCAAGATCCAGTCGATCGGCCACTCGTCGCCGCCGGGGGCGTAACGCAGCGCCTCTGGTGGGATCGCCCGTGCTGCCTCTTCAAC from Dehalococcoidia bacterium includes:
- a CDS encoding DinB family protein, encoding MGSRAEEAAQALEDTLQRVEEAARAIPPEALRYAPGGDEWPIDWILRHIGTGARFRLDLERARESGQFPPTRFGEYTAAMQACAGKSAAAILAETAADFRDYQAFIRSLSDEALTARYTVTMPSGRQLELSTAENVQAVISHTEEHLAQIADWLARRAG